Within Acanthochromis polyacanthus isolate Apoly-LR-REF ecotype Palm Island chromosome 3, KAUST_Apoly_ChrSc, whole genome shotgun sequence, the genomic segment CTTTCCAGCGAGGCAGCAGCGAGACAGAGCGTTGTGAATTATGAATTTGTTGGACTTGAAGCTTGGTTCTTTGAAGAGTTTTGGacctgaaaatacaaacaaaggCACACTTGATGTTGCAAAGTCCTGTCTACAGTTGAAAAGACCGGCACCACATCTGAAACGCCACACTAACATAATATTTAGAACACTATATCAGTATTTTTAGGATATCCAAAGGCTTAGTGTAAACCCAATAGTACGCAAAGTGCATACTGTTTTACAGTATGGAATCACAGGTGACTATTCTGTCATAAATACTCACATATTTATAATGTAGTGCAGAAGGGATATGATGGGTActcaagacctgagagagaCTGTAATGATTCgacagacagatagatggatACTTTAGCACTGTAATGATTAGTGCTGTACCTGTGTATTCTGGGGCAGGTGAGGTTCCATTGGAACCAGATTCCCAGTCCTTGTCTCCGTTCTGGTTTACCAGTTTGCTTGGTGTCACCCGTCCTGAAGGTGAATCTGGACGATTGctggaagtaaaaaaaaaaaaagacaaagtcaATTTAAtggcaaaatgtaaaactgtgacACTCCTAGCTGATACCAACCAGCAGCTACCACGGCTTGAGGCTACACTGCTACCAATGGCACTCGACAGATATCATCAGATGGGCGTCATCTGAACCATGCAGACCATGTGTACGATGGCAAGTGGTGGCTAGATTCACCACTGACAAGGGCGAAGAGGAGTGGGATGTGAGGGGAAAGTTTATGCACCCAAGTGGGCCAGCTGCTTCGTTCAAATGGCCTCCATCTGATGAAATGTGTTGGTGCCAATAGTACATGTTCTGTCACCATCCCAGCTTCAACCACTATAATGAGGTGAAGACAACGCAAACCTGACTTTAAGACCAACATTGTGATGGCTTTTAGGTATTTCTTCTCTGAAAATACCTGGAATGTCAATCTACTGAGGAGTCATGACTCTCttgcattgttttcttttgttgcttttagccGAACACTGATGTCCTGTTTTACTTGCCACAAAGTGACATTTGTTGTAATACGTGTTGAATAATTCTGCAGTTTCTCTCATCAGTGGTATTTTCAAGCATGATCGGGAACATTTGGTAAGACAAAGTAAGCCTCGTATGTTGTTAAATTTCAACTGTGATTTGTTAGCATCTTACATTTTAACTTCCTTTTACTCTGAGATCACTTGAACAACATCCTAACAATGCTACTGCCATGAACTAAATTTAAGATATTTCACACTGAATAACACCACGACATCAAAAAGAACAATCAAACAAGCCGTGAGCTGAACATTACAGCCATCTCTCAATCTATACTAGAACTGTGACAATAAGATGTTGAAATGAGCGTAAAGGGGCCTTCAGATGCAGCGGTGTACCTGTGTGCTTTCTTTGTCGGACCACTACCATTGTTTCCTGGCTCATCTGTGGCTGCCAGGTTTAGTGAGGAGTGAGAATAGACTTTGGTCAATTTAGAGCCTGTGGAAACGAATATTAAAACAGGTCAGTTATTAAAACAATCTATAAGCCGTTGACCATTTGTTTTCACTTTACCAGTTGCTCCCTTGGCTGGACTCAGAGACAGCTGTGTTTCCTCCCTGGTCATGCTGCGAGGTCTGGACCGGGTTTTCTTAGCAGAGGACTTTCCTTGACTGGGGACTTTCTGTTTAAGCACTTTATCCAGGTCCTCCATGATTCTGAGCTGCTGCCGCCGTGCGTACTCCCCTTTTGTGAAATCTCCACGGCGAGCTGGAGTAGTTGGAGGTGTGAGAGAAGGTGAGGTTGTGCCGACTGGAGGTGTGTTGGAGGGAGATGCCACTCTTTTGTCTGGTCTGCAACCAACACAGAGGAATTTGTTGACCTTTCCATGCATGCAGTTTAGGTTCAGACTTGTCGATTAACATATTCAAGAAGTGCAAAGCCTTGTGTAAATACCCACTCTGTGCATTCATAAATGCCCTTTGTGTGTTACCTGTTTTCCCTTTCCTGCTCATACCACAGCCtcctcttcttcagctcctcggTTCTCTTCTGCTGTCTTTCCAGCAGCAAAGCTCTGCGCTGGGCCATGTCTCCTTCGCTGTGTACCTCCTCCTACAACCACACAGGCACACAATCATTTGCTCAGCTGTCAGGACAGAATTCATGTGCAAAACGAACTCTTGCAAACACTCACCTTAAAGAAGAATCCAATTCCTCCTTTGGCTCCCACTTCATTCAGTTCTCCACTTGGTTCCAAAGTCTCAGTCTGtctttcttgttcttctttggATTCACTTTGTTCTTCTGGTAAGTCCTCTGCTGCCATGGCCAGATTTAGTTGCTCTATAGGATCTAATGGTTGTGCAGGGTGTCCTCTTGCAGGCTCCATGGCTGATTCTGTGTGGTCGCTCATAGAATCTGAGGAAAACTCCTGCCCTTCATCAGTTGGTTCATCACTGCCCCCTTCTGGCCCTCCAACGGATGATAGCGACACCTCGACCAGGCTGCACTGCTTCCCTGCACCTCTTCCTGCTTCCCCTGCTGCGCTGTACGCAGCAGACAGGGACAAAGTCTCGCTCTCAAATGAGCATTCAGAGGGAGCACCAGAGCTGCTGCCACCGGTCGCCCTCGGATGATCTTGTCTGGGCTGTGGCAGGACCGGCAGCCCTCCGACGGCCTCTGCATCTTCCTGTTCCAATTCCAGGCTGAACTGGGTGGGAGTCTCGCTCGATGCTGTGTCTGAGGTGCTCTCATCAGGCTGCGGCTGCTGGGTAGCCTGAGGAGACTCCTGGGGAGTCCGGGGCCCGCCAATACGGAACGAAGAGGAGGTCTGTACCTGACACTTGCTGGGGGAGACACGCCGGAGGTGGGGAAGGGTGTCCACATTCTGGGTTGGAGTCAAGACACGATTGAGTGGAGGGAACTTGAGTTCAGACGGCCGTGGGTGGGGCTGATGATGAGCACGTGGGTGGTGTTTGGGGCTGCGGGGAGTGGAGGAAGTGTGGATCTTGGTGCGAGGAGCtgggcaggaggaggagattaTAGCTTTTGGGGAGCTGGACGAGATAACGCCATGAGAACGTCGTGATGGGGAAGAAGCAGAGGGACTGGGACCAGAAGGAATCACCCAAGCTTTACTGGTGCTCCTCGTAGGCGTCTTTGTTGGGGTTCTTGGTGGCGTCTTTGTCGGAGTATGAGGAGGAGTTTTGGGTGGCGTTTTGGTATTACTTCTAGGTGTTGATTTTGGAGTGGTTTTGGGTGTATTTCTGGGTCTTTGGTTGCTCatgagctgctgttgctgttcaGTAAGTTTCTGCATGTCCTTCTGCAGCGACTGCAGAGCTTCACTCAGTTTCTGCACCACCTCGTTGTATTCTACGAACACAGCTTCACCCGGTTTCTCCGctcctttttccttctctgctCCTTTCTTACTTTCAATAGAGAATGTGACCTGCTTCTCTAACCGAGGAGGATTAGAAGCAGATGCCTTCTCCTTTCCCTTCTctgcatctttctttttttctttctcttctttctcctcttcctgtTTCAACTGTTCCTCCATGCGAGTGAGACGCTCCTCCAGGGTCAGATTATCCTCCTctgctccctctcctcctccctccccttgCTCTCGTTTCAGTTGAAGGAAAGCAGTCTTACCTAGCCTCTGTCTGTGCTTGGCAAAAATGGCTTCGATACGTCTTTTTTGCGCTTCAATGCTTTTGCGTTTTTCCTCTAGACGAGCTCCCAGCTCCCAGGCCTCAGAGCCGGGTTCAGGGCCTCTGGGACCCGGACTCTCCTGGTGACCAGGTGCCCCTGCTGGGGTGGAGGGTGTGTGTGGAGTACCCGGGGTTGTTGGGGTCGGAGCAGAAGCTGAGTCTTCCCCAGTAGCAGCAGGATGTCTTCTTCGGTTGTCTCGTCGCTCAGCAAAACTTGTCATGCGTGGACTGTTGCTGGTGCTGTGGTTTCCCTGGCGACCGTTGCTGGGTCGAATATTACCAGGGGCGTTCCTGGGAGTATCATCCGATGCTTCAGAGGAGTCAACGCTGCCATCTCGTAACACAGAGTCATCGTCACGTGACATATCAGAGCTCCGTCCTgatttctccctcctctctccccttCCTTGCCTCTCAGTATCACCCACTTCCCCTCCGACTGGCCGGCACAGGACTCCAGAGCGACAGGGGGCAGAGCTGCTGAGCTGAGGATTATCCTCTTCAGGGGAGTGCAAAAAGAATCCTGCAGGGGCTCCTTCAGGGCGTAACCTGGGCTCCGGCCTGTTCGCCAACAATCCTCTACCACTTTTCTCAGCTGTCCGTCCCTTCCTCCGGTCTTTGCTCCCGGGTGTGTGAACCACCTGTAGTGCCTCCTCAATGGTTGGCAGCTCCCCCAGCGGTGTTGTGTGTGCATAGGGGCCCCAAGAAGACCGCTGCAGCGGGGCCGAAGCGCTGACCAGGTGACTGAGGTCCTCTGGAGGGCTGTATGGGACACGAGTCATCCCTGCTGATGTCATCGGTGTGGTCATTGCAGGGATGCCGGTGGTGAGGCTGTCAGTGCTGACAGAGCGAAAGACAGAATCTATTGGGTTTCCCATGACAATGTCAACATCACTGTCCAGGCCAAATGGGATGCTGAAAGTCACTGCTGACAGAGGACGACTGCAGAGAGGTGGGTGATGACGGAAAGATGGACAAATGGATGGGTTTTGCCGACGAGTACGAAAAAGCAGAGACCACAGAAGCCAAAGTAAGAAGATttaaaaattaagataaaatatGAGTGCAACACAACATCTACGATAGAAACCACATAGAGTTTTTTGTGCATCTACctgatttgtttctttgtccaacttttgttttctgcaacaaagattaaaaatgtatgaGTATAAAAGTCATCTGCAATGGTTATTTGCCTTGAAgtacaaaacaataattaagaGAATGAGTTGCATTTGCTACGTGCAGTGTGTCTTACCTGGTGACACTTCGGAGGAGATTGGTACAAAGGGTTGTTTGAAGATGAAGGAAGGAGAACCACTAAAAATGGACAATATGGTTAAACAACACAGCAAATCGGAAAGGTTTCAATATGCCCATGTTGCAGTTTTACAAGGAGGTGACTAAAATTTGCTAAGTATATTTAGGGTATTATCTTGTATTGCCTCAATGAACTATGagatattttaaatttagactTGTTTTGACAGATTCTTCATCAGATTGGCATTTTATTTCTGACCAAACTTTGTGTGTATGTACAAGAGCTGTTTAAAGAATGTAATACTGTTCATGCTGCACATCTGTCAAGCACATCATGGTCACATGTGTGCAACGTGTGAGAATAACACCTGTCATAAGTCAGGGGACTGTGCTACATTGCTCTATCAACAGCGCGACCTTTCATagtttttttgatcatttgtcGGTGAATATTTGCTTCATGGGCCTCAAACTggggcaggaaaaaaaaataattctgtcaGATTGCACACTAGAATGAGGAAATGCTGACATAATTACACAACAAATTACATTACCAGACTTCAAGGGAGCATTACAAGTGCTGCAGAAGCACTGGCAGTGAAGTGATATATCACTCACAAAGAAACTATATCGAAAGCGGAGGCTGCCAAGTTAAAAAAGAACAGTTTCTGAGGGTCTTGATAAATTGTGTAGGTAAGGTGGTATAAACTGAATGCTGGTACCTGTTGCTGTTCCCACTGACAGGACTTGTACAGTCTAGCAACCCTGAGACATCTGAAAGATATAGAAACACTTCACTTCTCGATCCGATGGTCAGTGTGATATTCATAAAACATGCACAGAGCGAGTACAACAATAACGGAGAAATGCTCTCAACAAACCTGAGAGGTCGATGGGTTGTAAGGGCTGCACAAAATCAGGCTTCTTCACCTCAAGCCAGTCCAGCAGCTCTGCCATGAAGCTCATAATGTTCAGCTGTGGAAAAGAGCGAGTTAGCTTTGCAGGGATGGagaagactaaaatatgcagagATTACAGAGGCCACAATGACTTTGAAGAACAGGATAAgactgtcagttttttttccataaatatgACAGGATCACATCATACCAAAAAGCACTGCATGGAATGTGGACAATCAGCATTTTAAGGAGCAACTACTGTAAAATCCTGCTtgtgctgccatctagtggttaCTTCATGCTCTCTCTACACTCATTACAGTGCATCAGAGCTCGGTGTAGAAGAAAGACAATGAACAGACCACACCAAACTGAAACGATGGGTGTGGTTTAGTCTTCGAGCTCGTAGACATCGGTGCATGAATATTTTTCTCGTGGAGAGAATTAAATGTGGTGGTGAGGTGTGTTTTCAAACACCCTTTAATCCTTTCCGTACAACTCAAGCATTTTCTGGATTccttttgctgctgtcacatttttactcactgtagacTAGTTTTACACTGCAACAAAGTCCTGAATAtcaatggaaacagcacaaccacggctagaagtagagaaaactcaaaCATGTCAAGACATGGTTATAGTTTGATTACTTTGATtgcttattttacaaaaaaattaaaatctggaatcaaaatgtacaacatttttctaagGACCCACAGATAAAACCATAACTATACATACTAATGATATATTTCTACTTGCACTTTTTATTTGCTTCTACAACTGAAAAGTCCTTGAACTTCTGTCTCGTGACATGACTTCACTGTTGCACCAAAGAGtttagacatttttgttgtttacagaaACACGTTGGAGgacatattttgtttttagtgaattttgAAATAAGACAAAGATTAAAGTgagtttacattttaaaatagcatGAAGTTAagtgttacggccaccagtgtCGGTGTGCCCTCTGGTTTCTGGGGTGATGTCCTgttgggcctttgtgtggggGAAAATcgcatgtgtgggttcagctgtggttgTTCCAGAGTCTCTGGAACaccagctgccagccattccaGCTGATGACACCAGAGCTGAAGACCTGCACTGCAGTCCggttctccccgccctccgaccttcctgattgggccaccctccagctcccctccacctctgacCAACCAGATGCAGACAGCGAGGTCAGCTGGTAcctctctgtgtgtgatcatttgtttgtattttgatgagttttggTCTGTAGGTACGTGTGGTTGGGTTGGTGGGTACCACAGACCACTTCGGTCTGTAGACACTCTTGGTGAGTGCTACAGACACTGTGggcttagtgaagaagccatttgagttttgagtcttcGTTACCTGTGTGGTcaatatgtgtgaatgtgaggcaccagttttgtttagtttgtctttgcactctttgtattagtttctgttactgctggtgggtgttgctgttgTACTTATGTTTTGGCTAGGGAGttcagttgctttgttttgagTTTAGATAAGTTTGgggaaactctgttagccttcgttttgttatgttctttgatttagcaacactcaccagtcttgtgttcattgttgtcacttttatgttcctttgccactaagcaataaatcccttcacctaaaccaacaacattctggttatttttgttacatCCATCCACCCCCTACAGGTTGGATCTTAACATTAAGCTtaggtttatttaatttttctaaAGCAATGCCACGTCACAGCTGAGatgttcaaggaccatcagaaatCTGGTGAGTCTTTGGGCTTTGACAGTTTCTGGTAATGATCAATGATGTAGTTTTGGTGATATTATGAAGGATAACATTGCTTTCAAAGCAGACGGCAGGCTTTGGATTTGAGAGAGTTAAATTGAGAGCAGGAAAGTTTCTGCATTAACTAACTCCAAAATCCTTCTGCTTACATGTAGAGTGGGTGGAGCGTAGAGCAGGTCTTCCACAGCGAGGGGGCAGCAGCTCTGCAAGCTGTTCTCACAAAACTCTTTGATCAGCTGCAGGTTGTAGAGACTGTCAGCCACAGACATGGTATCCTTCAGACAAACATCTGGAAGGAGCAAATAAAGGACAAAATTAATATCGAGTGTATAGTTTAAATTCCTCATATGAACTTGTCTGTCAGCAAATACAATTACAACAGATACTATTTAACCCTCTGACATGCTTTGAACAAAGATGTCAGCAAAATCTAAATATGAAGCCTAAAGGGCATGTGGATTTCATACAGATGTATTAATAAGAAAAGTTCCAAGAAATGCATTTATCTAAGACATCAAATTTGTTCGAAGATGTTGGGTCCATCATGTTAGCTGCAGAGCATACACTAGCTaagtttaaatatttcatcatcCCACGTGCACAGTTCTGTATGTGTATTAGTGAGTTCATATGTACCCTCTAGAGGCAGCAAGCTGGGGCAGTAGTAGTGCAGCACAGCAGCAATTGCACAACCATTAGAGAGATCTTTGACCGCAGAGACCAGAGGGAAAGTAGGAGTCAGCTTAGACTGCACTTTGTCCTTCCTATAGCGGATCTAGAGGAGAAAAGACAGGAAAGGAGGAGGGAGTCAAGAGATGGGAAAATAAAGAGGatgaaagacaaaaagcaagtgagaaagagaagcaaaagaGAGGAGAGGTCATAAGAGATGAGCAgacagaaaattgcaaaaaaggaaaaaaacagatcagAAGGTTATGCAGAAATACATGTTGTGGTTAAGAGAATTCAAATAGACTTAAAAGAGGCAAAGGAAATATAAAAACCAGCCAGGACTGTCTTTCCATcaggaaagaaataaaagcagtgaCTTAAAGTGTGAAGCCAGCCAAAGTCTAGAAAACCCACAGAAACAAAGCACAAGACCAACGATGCCTCAGTTAATAAAACACTTGCACGCATACACGCACACCAACCAGAAGGTGCAGTGCAAAGGTTTAAAAagacattgcaaaaaaaaaagaaaagaaaaactacacaacagaataaaacaggGAGAAAAATGTAAGTGAAAATGAGGATGTTTGTCCTCCGGTGTccatgcagcagaaacaggcaCTGATGACACTGAGCCGTAACTTCTGATCAGGGAAACactacaaaaatgaataaaatggaaaaaaaaaataaaaatttccaATTCCGATGCTGCATCactccaaacaaaacaaaagctcaGGTCTAATTCTATCAAACCAACTGAGACACAGCCTTgttggaggaggagaaagatgaAAAGTTCAGTCACATCCAGTCTTATCATGCCTCCTTTAACATGGCTTTGTagcacaaaaacataataaatgtgGATAAACTGTGTTAAAAGCTAATGAGGTTTTATTAATCCATCCAGCCTCGGGGTTGGAGTGGCGATTAGTCCGCAGTCCGTCAATTAGTCAGTCGTCGGTCGACAGCGTGGGTGAGGTGTGGCGATTGGTCGGTCTGTCAGTCAGTCGAGTGCGTTGCTACGGGAGacgtggaggaggagggtgagagAAGAGCGAGGGGTTATACGTTACCACTGGTGGCTTATTCCCCGACTCCTTCAAACAAAAAGCGATAGCATGCTGGATGGGGGATGGCAGAGAGAGGGAAACAAGCATAAATGACAAGGGGGCCGCTCATCATGGGAACCGCCACACCACAAAGTCACACTCAGGGAGAGAGGAgcgacggaggaggaggagaaggaggaggagaggaaggggaCAAACAGAGAGGGCACAGAGGGTCTTCAAAAAGCAATTTCAcctcccttcctcctctccaacatgtcctcctcctccccctcgaCTCTGATATTCTGGGcatttttgaaatgaaactgaTGACTGAATGCAACAAAGTCAGAAACACCCAAGTGTCCAAAACATCATCAGCtgacaataacaataatgagCAGTTAGAGGACATATCAGGCATCTAAATCGGTCAGTTTATCCGGTCAGGAGATGCTCAGACGATATAACCGTCCTACACAAAGGCACTCTTCATGAGGGGACAGATAGGAGATATGTGTGGCATTTCCAGCAGGCACAATAATGTCAGCCATagcagatggacagacagagggagataGACAAGAGAAGGGTACACTTACGGGGACTAGTTTCCAGTACCAACGGGTGGACTGACACTGCCAGAGAGCAAAGAATGACAGACAAACCAGGGGGAGAGAACAGAGAAGCAGAGCAGGGTCGATGTTAGGAGCTTCAGCGGCACGGCAATGAGACACAGTCGCTTTAGAGCAAATTATcatgcatgtgagtgtgtttgtgggaGGTGGTTTTACCGATTCCTGAACAGGCTGCAGGTCTGTACACGTCTGAGACTTGGGGggctcctcttcttctgtgctTTCTCTCAACTTCTGGTTCAACTGCGGGCACAAGACAAATAAAGAGGAACtacattgttatttttgtgacgGAAGTTCCACATCTTATTGGCTTACTATATTTTACAGCTGATGCTATTATGttgcatatttcatattttaacttTGTCTTCTTTCATGTGAAGGTTTATCTCTCATTCACTCTTGTTTGTGTAAAGGAGGCCTGCTTGACCCTGAAGTTTTGGAGGGCTCAGGAGGTCTTATCTTGTCTCCTGAAAGCCCACACAAATAACTCTGTGGAGGCCTTGAAGTCTCAACAGTTAGACAAAACAATGAGAGTCTGACTCCCTGTTCTTTCTCCTCTGCTTTCCAGAAAATGTTATCTACaacagttggaaaaaaaattccttCACAAAAACTGCAGTGCCTAATTCCATACAAACTGTTTAAAAGCCTTTATCCAGAAgattcacaacattaaaaaacagataaactGCACATAATGTCATCCCTACGGTCAGATAATCACACACGGAGAAACGAATTCTGGTAATTATCTAAATGATGAGAGTGTACAAGACTGATACAACTCAATAAGTGAAAACAGAGCCAGAGAAAACAGGGATAAGAGCATACGGGACACACATCCACAGTGTGTATTactgtaaaataagaataaatacagtaaataaaggttgaaaaaaaactat encodes:
- the LOC110962945 gene encoding calmodulin-regulated spectrin-associated protein 3-like isoform X2, translating into MVDSPSAMKKTFSVPEIKPLDRYDFSRAKICASVRWLLSKSYGSAENVPVELREPFYKDQYEQEHLKPAVSKLLLSPEIYCRVQALLAQVHGVSLPASQGSLADNSALLQFLIKKGFAPKVQDVDVTEEDLSNSPIKTKAHLALIDSLMSLAAKDTVGRVKMAVEAEQMGVGAPWENSLLFWVNRLNQKLRESTEEEEPPKSQTCTDLQPVQESHAIAFCLKESGNKPPVIRYRKDKVQSKLTPTFPLVSAVKDLSNGCAIAAVLHYYCPSLLPLEDVCLKDTMSVADSLYNLQLIKEFCENSLQSCCPLAVEDLLYAPPTLHLNIMSFMAELLDWLEVKKPDFVQPLQPIDLSDVSGLLDCTSPVSGNSNSGSPSFIFKQPFVPISSEVSPENKSWTKKQISRPLSAVTFSIPFGLDSDVDIVMGNPIDSVFRSVSTDSLTTGIPAMTTPMTSAGMTRVPYSPPEDLSHLVSASAPLQRSSWGPYAHTTPLGELPTIEEALQVVHTPGSKDRRKGRTAEKSGRGLLANRPEPRLRPEGAPAGFFLHSPEEDNPQLSSSAPCRSGVLCRPVGGEVGDTERQGRGERREKSGRSSDMSRDDDSVLRDGSVDSSEASDDTPRNAPGNIRPSNGRQGNHSTSNSPRMTSFAERRDNRRRHPAATGEDSASAPTPTTPGTPHTPSTPAGAPGHQESPGPRGPEPGSEAWELGARLEEKRKSIEAQKRRIEAIFAKHRQRLGKTAFLQLKREQGEGGGEGAEEDNLTLEERLTRMEEQLKQEEEKEEKEKKKDAEKGKEKASASNPPRLEKQVTFSIESKKGAEKEKGAEKPGEAVFVEYNEVVQKLSEALQSLQKDMQKLTEQQQQLMSNQRPRNTPKTTPKSTPRSNTKTPPKTPPHTPTKTPPRTPTKTPTRSTSKAWVIPSGPSPSASSPSRRSHGVISSSSPKAIISSSCPAPRTKIHTSSTPRSPKHHPRAHHQPHPRPSELKFPPLNRVLTPTQNVDTLPHLRRVSPSKCQVQTSSSFRIGGPRTPQESPQATQQPQPDESTSDTASSETPTQFSLELEQEDAEAVGGLPVLPQPRQDHPRATGGSSSGAPSECSFESETLSLSAAYSAAGEAGRGAGKQCSLVEVSLSSVGGPEGGSDEPTDEGQEFSSDSMSDHTESAMEPARGHPAQPLDPIEQLNLAMAAEDLPEEQSESKEEQERQTETLEPSGELNEVGAKGGIGFFFKEEVHSEGDMAQRRALLLERQQKRTEELKKRRLWYEQERENRPDKRVASPSNTPPVGTTSPSLTPPTTPARRGDFTKGEYARRQQLRIMEDLDKVLKQKVPSQGKSSAKKTRSRPRSMTREETQLSLSPAKGATGSKLTKVYSHSSLNLAATDEPGNNGSGPTKKAHSNRPDSPSGRVTPSKLVNQNGDKDWESGSNGTSPAPEYTGPKLFKEPSFKSNKFIIHNALSRCCLAGKVNETQKNKIVEEMEKSPANHFLILFRDSSCQFRGVYTMNPDSQELVRLAGVGPRTVSSTQVESIYKYSSDRKQFSAIPSKTMGMSVDAFTIPSNLWQGGAAGGGGGSRRASITKKAVISK
- the LOC110962945 gene encoding calmodulin-regulated spectrin-associated protein 3-like isoform X3, encoding MVDSPSAMKKTFSVPEIKPLDRYDFSRAKICASVRWLLSKSYGSAENVPVELREPFYKDQYEQEHLKPAVSKLLLSPEIYCRVQALLAQVHGVSLPASQGSLADNSALLQFLIKKGFAPKVQDVDVTEEDLSNSPIKTKAHLALIDSLMSLAAKDTVGRVKMAVEAEQMGVGAPWENSLLFWVNRLNQKLRESTEEEEPPKSQTCTDLQPVQESCQSTRWYWKLVPIRYRKDKVQSKLTPTFPLVSAVKDLSNGCAIAAVLHYYCPSLLPLEDVCLKDTMSVADSLYNLQLIKEFCENSLQSCCPLAVEDLLYAPPTLHLNIMSFMAELLDWLEVKKPDFVQPLQPIDLSDVSGLLDCTSPVSGNSNSGSPSFIFKQPFVPISSEVSPENKSWTKKQISRPLSAVTFSIPFGLDSDVDIVMGNPIDSVFRSVSTDSLTTGIPAMTTPMTSAGMTRVPYSPPEDLSHLVSASAPLQRSSWGPYAHTTPLGELPTIEEALQVVHTPGSKDRRKGRTAEKSGRGLLANRPEPRLRPEGAPAGFFLHSPEEDNPQLSSSAPCRSGVLCRPVGGEVGDTERQGRGERREKSGRSSDMSRDDDSVLRDGSVDSSEASDDTPRNAPGNIRPSNGRQGNHSTSNSPRMTSFAERRDNRRRHPAATGEDSASAPTPTTPGTPHTPSTPAGAPGHQESPGPRGPEPGSEAWELGARLEEKRKSIEAQKRRIEAIFAKHRQRLGKTAFLQLKREQGEGGGEGAEEDNLTLEERLTRMEEQLKQEEEKEEKEKKKDAEKGKEKASASNPPRLEKQVTFSIESKKGAEKEKGAEKPGEAVFVEYNEVVQKLSEALQSLQKDMQKLTEQQQQLMSNQRPRNTPKTTPKSTPRSNTKTPPKTPPHTPTKTPPRTPTKTPTRSTSKAWVIPSGPSPSASSPSRRSHGVISSSSPKAIISSSCPAPRTKIHTSSTPRSPKHHPRAHHQPHPRPSELKFPPLNRVLTPTQNVDTLPHLRRVSPSKCQVQTSSSFRIGGPRTPQESPQATQQPQPDESTSDTASSETPTQFSLELEQEDAEAVGGLPVLPQPRQDHPRATGGSSSGAPSECSFESETLSLSAAYSAAGEAGRGAGKQCSLVEVSLSSVGGPEGGSDEPTDEGQEFSSDSMSDHTESAMEPARGHPAQPLDPIEQLNLAMAAEDLPEEQSESKEEQERQTETLEPSGELNEVGAKGGIGFFFKEEVHSEGDMAQRRALLLERQQKRTEELKKRRLWYEQERENRPDKRVASPSNTPPVGTTSPSLTPPTTPARRGDFTKGEYARRQQLRIMEDLDKVLKQKVPSQGKSSAKKTRSRPRSMTREETQLSLSPAKGATGSKLTKVYSHSSLNLAATDEPGNNGSGPTKKAHSNRPDSPSGRVTPSKLVNQNGDKDWESGSNGTSPAPEYTGPKLFKEPSFKSNKFIIHNALSRCCLAGKVNETQKNKIVEEMEKSPANHFLILFRDSSCQFRGVYTMNPDSQELVRLAGVGPRTVSSTQVESIYKYSSDRKQFSAIPSKTMGMSVDAFTIPSNLWQGGAAGGGGGSRRASITKKAVISK